In one Pseudodesulfovibrio tunisiensis genomic region, the following are encoded:
- the clpP gene encoding ATP-dependent Clp endopeptidase proteolytic subunit ClpP — protein sequence MVAIPMVIETTGRSERAYDIYSRLLKDRIILLGSAIDDHVASLICAQLLFLESEDPEKEIYMYINSPGGSVTAGMAIYDTMQYISAPVATLCLGQAASMGALLMAAGEHGMRYALPHSRIMLHQPLGGAQGQATDIHIHAQEILRLREELNQILVHHTGQDIKKIRKDTDRDFFMSSEEAKAYGLIDKVMTSRKDIEAGSEG from the coding sequence ATGGTCGCCATTCCCATGGTCATCGAGACGACTGGCCGTAGCGAGCGCGCATACGACATCTATTCCCGTCTTCTGAAGGACCGCATCATTCTGCTGGGTAGCGCCATTGATGATCACGTGGCCAGCCTGATCTGCGCCCAGCTCCTTTTCCTCGAGTCCGAAGACCCGGAAAAGGAAATCTACATGTACATCAATTCCCCCGGTGGTTCCGTCACCGCGGGCATGGCCATCTACGATACCATGCAATATATTTCCGCGCCCGTGGCCACGCTCTGCCTCGGACAGGCCGCCAGCATGGGCGCCCTGTTGATGGCGGCTGGCGAACACGGCATGCGCTACGCCCTGCCGCACAGCCGCATCATGCTGCATCAGCCTCTGGGCGGCGCTCAGGGCCAGGCAACGGACATTCACATCCATGCCCAGGAAATCCTGCGGCTCAGGGAAGAACTGAACCAGATCCTCGTCCATCATACCGGGCAGGATATCAAGAAGATCCGAAAGGATACGGACCGGGATTTCTTCATGTCCTCGGAGGAGGCCAAGGCATACGGCCTCATCGACAAGGTGATGACCTCCAGAAAGGACATCGAAGCCGGTTCGGAAGGATAA
- a CDS encoding thiamine-phosphate synthase family protein: protein MAGLKRLVPRCRANVAVCVPFADDASDVAAFSGGIVGTRDGRMIVAGGPEFGASEFTAQVLLAARRLNPELACAMTLGLGGGVEDALGPAGLSTVHMARESKPDYVPDEGGSLEFWGVFEAFKEHSEPASIRAVVDRGSMGREPLLRILARDPAELMALLCRLIDELGVSGCVAE, encoded by the coding sequence ATGGCAGGACTGAAGCGGCTTGTTCCGCGCTGCCGAGCCAATGTGGCCGTGTGCGTGCCGTTTGCCGATGATGCAAGCGATGTGGCCGCGTTCAGCGGTGGTATTGTCGGAACTCGGGATGGACGGATGATCGTGGCCGGGGGACCGGAATTCGGAGCCTCGGAATTCACGGCACAAGTACTGCTTGCCGCGCGCCGACTGAATCCCGAGCTGGCCTGCGCAATGACGCTCGGTCTGGGAGGTGGTGTGGAAGATGCGTTGGGTCCGGCCGGACTTTCAACTGTGCACATGGCCCGGGAGTCAAAACCGGATTATGTGCCGGATGAGGGTGGAAGTCTCGAGTTCTGGGGCGTTTTCGAAGCGTTCAAGGAACATTCCGAGCCTGCGTCGATTCGGGCCGTCGTGGACAGGGGGAGCATGGGGCGTGAGCCCTTGTTGCGGATACTGGCGCGTGACCCTGCGGAACTTATGGCCTTGTTGTGTCGTCTGATTGACGAGCTGGGCGTGTCCGGCTGCGTTGCCGAATAG
- the thiD gene encoding bifunctional hydroxymethylpyrimidine kinase/phosphomethylpyrimidine kinase, translating into MSKLPCILTIAGSDSGGGAGIQADLKTITMLGGYGASVITALTAQNTTGVTGIHAPDPKFVALQLKTVLEDIRVDAAKTGMLFSAGIIRALARFLSKRRFPLVVDPVCVATSGAKLLEDDAVKAMVEHMFPCADLLTPNIPEAELFSGVEIEGRDDVFLAAERMLTMGPKAVLIKGGHADSLAVTDWFVQQGHDPIPLMQARVDTPNTHGTGCTLSAAIATGLGQGMGLGAAIRRAQEYLNLALRAGFPVGEGERTAESSGPLDQGTGPCRRSGTIGRHGQTACRNGRTEAACSALPSQCGRVRAVCR; encoded by the coding sequence ATGAGCAAGCTTCCATGCATTCTTACCATAGCCGGTTCCGACTCCGGAGGCGGAGCCGGAATTCAGGCCGATCTCAAAACCATCACCATGCTGGGCGGGTACGGCGCCAGTGTCATTACTGCGCTGACGGCTCAGAATACTACCGGCGTTACCGGCATCCATGCCCCTGATCCCAAGTTTGTGGCCTTGCAGCTCAAGACCGTGCTCGAGGATATTCGCGTGGACGCGGCAAAGACCGGGATGCTGTTTTCCGCCGGAATCATCAGGGCTCTCGCCCGTTTTTTGAGCAAACGCAGATTTCCTCTTGTTGTCGACCCCGTGTGCGTGGCCACATCCGGAGCCAAGCTGCTCGAGGATGATGCCGTCAAGGCCATGGTGGAGCACATGTTTCCCTGCGCCGATCTGTTGACACCGAACATTCCCGAGGCCGAACTGTTCTCCGGGGTGGAGATCGAGGGGCGGGATGATGTGTTTCTTGCTGCCGAGAGAATGTTGACCATGGGCCCCAAGGCTGTGCTGATCAAGGGGGGACATGCGGATTCCCTTGCCGTGACCGACTGGTTCGTGCAACAGGGACATGATCCGATTCCTCTGATGCAGGCCCGAGTGGACACGCCGAACACCCATGGCACGGGATGCACCTTGTCCGCAGCCATTGCTACGGGATTGGGGCAGGGCATGGGATTGGGAGCAGCCATTCGGCGGGCGCAGGAATATCTGAATCTTGCTCTGCGTGCTGGATTCCCCGTGGGTGAGGGGGAGCGGACCGCCGAATCATCTGGCCCCCTTGATCAAGGAACAGGCCCGTGCAGGCGTTCTGGCACAATTGGACGGCATGGCCAGACGGCTTGTCGGAATGGCAGGACTGAAGCGGCTTGTTCCGCGCTGCCGAGCCAATGTGGCCGTGTGCGTGCCGTTTGCCGATGA
- a CDS encoding MucR family transcriptional regulator, giving the protein MEDYLKEALEIVKAQASVRTMTEEEITSMVQKLASGIKSIAEGESPEMEESYACDPKKSIREKTIICCVCGKPYKILTKKHLASHDMTPAEYREKFGYKKNFPLVCKSLQRERRKKMKEMQLWTKRGKNK; this is encoded by the coding sequence ATGGAAGACTACCTGAAGGAAGCGCTTGAGATTGTCAAAGCCCAGGCCAGTGTCAGGACCATGACTGAAGAGGAAATCACTTCCATGGTGCAAAAACTTGCCTCCGGCATCAAATCCATTGCCGAAGGCGAATCTCCCGAGATGGAAGAAAGCTATGCCTGCGATCCCAAGAAATCCATTCGCGAGAAGACCATCATCTGCTGTGTCTGTGGCAAGCCGTACAAGATTCTGACCAAGAAGCACCTTGCAAGCCACGACATGACTCCTGCCGAATACAGGGAAAAATTCGGCTACAAGAAAAACTTCCCCCTCGTCTGCAAATCGCTTCAGCGTGAACGCCGCAAAAAAATGAAGGAGATGCAGCTCTGGACCAAGCGCGGTAAAAACAAGTAA
- a CDS encoding MerR family transcriptional regulator, with product MSKKYISLREVGRQLDIPPSTVVYYKDKFSRFIPSVGHPGRRQRYPAEVVEIFRRIREMFSENWSVDQIEKELALKFGMLITDQQYDQQRVSAEAEGEVVARLGHVLMRMSDVLDNQSLFQSEIRSLRDEVQQLRAERNEMEASFSERIRRMEHEVARLRERRAASAEGEMNFPSEEFLSKPLVIQSEGEYLGVQGQGRKPFSLKDFVLLIERNVSDRLDVETAWSQQDGCWVFKLKTVARGGVGRSQDVVLVVKETVTPNRNVVSEIVRLNIDGKDAPDALLLSLFRQLKSVFSD from the coding sequence ATGTCCAAAAAGTATATCAGTCTGCGCGAGGTCGGCCGCCAACTCGACATTCCGCCTTCCACCGTTGTCTATTACAAGGATAAGTTTAGTAGATTCATACCTTCTGTCGGCCATCCAGGACGACGGCAAAGGTATCCTGCCGAGGTCGTTGAAATATTCAGGAGGATTCGTGAAATGTTCAGCGAGAATTGGTCTGTTGATCAAATTGAGAAAGAATTAGCATTGAAATTCGGCATGTTAATTACTGATCAACAATATGATCAACAGCGGGTGTCGGCTGAGGCCGAAGGCGAGGTCGTTGCACGTTTGGGGCATGTCCTCATGAGAATGTCGGATGTGCTTGACAATCAGTCCCTGTTTCAAAGCGAAATCCGTTCGTTGCGCGATGAGGTTCAGCAGTTGCGGGCCGAGCGGAACGAAATGGAAGCTTCCTTTAGCGAGCGCATCAGGCGGATGGAGCATGAGGTCGCTCGCCTGCGGGAGCGGAGAGCTGCTTCGGCTGAAGGGGAGATGAATTTTCCTTCCGAGGAGTTCCTGTCCAAGCCGTTGGTCATTCAGTCCGAGGGGGAGTATCTCGGCGTGCAGGGACAGGGGCGCAAGCCGTTTTCCCTGAAGGATTTCGTGCTGCTTATCGAGCGCAATGTGTCGGATCGGCTTGATGTCGAGACCGCGTGGTCGCAGCAGGACGGTTGCTGGGTCTTCAAGTTGAAGACTGTGGCTCGGGGCGGTGTCGGGCGCAGTCAGGATGTCGTGCTTGTCGTGAAGGAGACCGTGACGCCCAACCGGAACGTGGTGAGCGAAATCGTTCGGCTGAACATTGATGGCAAGGATGCCCCGGATGCCTTGCTGCTCAGTCTGTTTCGTCAGCTCAAAAGTGTTTTTTCCGACTAG
- the tig gene encoding trigger factor — MDYKVEEISPVKRKIIVEVKAEEANAAIATTVALYRARTDIKGFRKGKVPGSVVESKYRKQIYGEATTDLINVHINQIVGEEGMQPLSRIDVDAKELEKDSDFTYSLEFEVAPKFDLPKYKELKIEEVKPEVSEEEIQEVEKRILDNQAEVKTVAEDRKPVDGDVATVSFGAYQNDELVQGIKAENFDLQIGSYQALPEFEELIKTLMPGEAGEADVTFPADFINNELAGQTVTFKAKVHAVKERIIPEMSDEIAKKAGFEDMETMRKGIRESYMSQRKQLNKSDAQSKLIKSIVDGLDFPLPPSLLEDRVERLVRDLEYKMDRQGKSLAATGKTLEQIREEFRPEAEEAVRTEIFLLAVAAEEGLDVSREELDGTMAQMAMQTRQPLHEIKKYYEDNNLIAPLKDRLLADKAMEFIYDNAEVTEIEPVAEKAEKKAPAKKAPAKKTAAKKADGEKKTAAKKPAAKKAPAKKAAAKKDEGEKKPAARKTTKKAAKKDEEA, encoded by the coding sequence ATGGATTACAAGGTTGAGGAAATTTCTCCGGTAAAACGGAAGATCATCGTCGAAGTCAAGGCCGAAGAGGCCAACGCGGCCATTGCCACCACCGTTGCCCTGTACCGTGCGCGTACCGACATCAAGGGCTTCCGCAAGGGCAAGGTGCCCGGAAGCGTTGTGGAGTCCAAGTACCGCAAGCAGATCTACGGCGAAGCCACCACTGATCTGATCAATGTCCACATCAACCAGATCGTGGGCGAAGAGGGCATGCAGCCCTTGTCCCGCATCGACGTGGACGCCAAGGAGCTGGAGAAGGACTCCGATTTCACCTATTCCCTGGAATTCGAGGTGGCTCCCAAGTTCGATCTGCCCAAGTACAAGGAATTGAAGATCGAGGAAGTCAAGCCCGAGGTCAGCGAAGAGGAAATCCAGGAAGTCGAGAAGCGCATTCTGGACAATCAGGCCGAGGTCAAGACCGTGGCCGAGGATCGCAAGCCCGTGGACGGCGATGTCGCCACCGTGAGCTTCGGTGCATACCAGAACGACGAACTGGTTCAGGGCATCAAGGCCGAGAATTTCGATCTGCAGATCGGCTCCTATCAGGCTCTTCCCGAGTTCGAGGAACTGATCAAGACCCTCATGCCCGGTGAGGCCGGCGAAGCCGACGTGACCTTCCCTGCGGACTTCATCAACAACGAGCTTGCCGGTCAGACCGTGACCTTCAAGGCCAAGGTGCACGCCGTCAAGGAGCGCATCATTCCCGAGATGTCCGATGAAATCGCCAAGAAGGCCGGTTTCGAGGATATGGAGACCATGCGCAAGGGCATTCGTGAATCCTACATGTCCCAGCGCAAGCAGCTCAACAAGTCCGATGCCCAGAGCAAGCTGATCAAGTCCATTGTCGACGGCCTCGATTTTCCGCTGCCGCCTTCCCTGCTGGAAGACCGTGTGGAGCGTCTGGTGCGCGATCTCGAATACAAGATGGATCGTCAGGGCAAGAGTCTGGCTGCAACTGGCAAGACGCTGGAGCAGATTCGCGAGGAATTCCGCCCCGAGGCCGAAGAGGCCGTTCGCACCGAAATCTTCCTGCTGGCCGTTGCTGCCGAGGAAGGTCTGGACGTCTCCCGCGAGGAACTGGACGGCACCATGGCTCAGATGGCCATGCAGACTCGCCAGCCCCTGCATGAGATCAAGAAATATTACGAGGACAACAACCTCATTGCTCCGCTGAAGGATCGCCTCCTCGCCGACAAGGCCATGGAGTTCATCTACGACAACGCGGAAGTGACCGAGATTGAGCCCGTGGCTGAAAAGGCCGAGAAGAAGGCCCCGGCCAAGAAGGCTCCGGCCAAGAAGACGGCTGCCAAGAAGGCCGACGGCGAGAAGAAGACTGCCGCCAAGAAGCCTGCGGCCAAGAAGGCTCCGGCCAAGAAGGCGGCTGCCAAGAAGGACGAGGGCGAGAAGAAGCCCGCGGCCAGGAAGACCACCAAGAAGGCCGCCAAGAAAGACGAAGAAGCCTAG